The Camelina sativa cultivar DH55 chromosome 14, Cs, whole genome shotgun sequence genome includes a window with the following:
- the LOC104742866 gene encoding probable LRR receptor-like serine/threonine-protein kinase At1g53440 — protein sequence MGFFFSAEKVVYALLLIFIIYFDFYGSNAQLLPEDEVQTLRTIFRKLQNQTVNIERTSCTDGKWNFVSGSSPKATSNITCDCTLNSSSVCRVTNIQLQGFNLRGIVPREFGNLTHLTEIDLMLNFLSGTIPTTLSRIPLEILSVTGNRLSGPFPPQLGEITTLTVVNFETNLFTGSLPSNLGNLRSLKRLLLSSNNITGPIPESLSNLKNLTDFRIDGNSLSGKIPDFVGNWTQITRLDLEGTSMEGPIPASISNLKNLTGLRITDLRGPASSFPDLQKMTNMDRLVLRNCLIKGSIPEYIGTSLSKLKLLDLSSNMLTGAIPDTFRNLEAFNFMYLNNNSLTGPVPQFILDSKQNIDLSYNNFTKPPTLSCNQLDVNLISSYPSATDNSVQWCLRKDLPCPREAEHSSLFINCGGYQLKVGKDMYVEDLNTRGASTFSSVSDKWGYSSSGAWLGNDKALYLATDTFNLINKSTPEYYTKARLASQSLKYYGLCMIRGSYKVQLHFAEIMFSNDQTYRSLGRRVFDIYVQGKLLERDFNIAERAGGVGKPFLRQIDDVQVNGSTLEIHLKWLGKGTNVIPTRGVYGPLISAITITPNFKVDTGKELSKEAVAGIVIAACAAFGLLVVLILWLTGYLGGKKEVDENEELRGLDLQTGSFTLKQIKRATNNFDPENKIGEGGFGPVYKGVLADGMTIAVKQLSSKSKQGNREFVTEIGMISALQHPNLVKLYGCCIEGKELLLVYEYLENNSLARALFGTEKQKLHLDWSTRNKICLGIAKGLSYLHEESRLKIVHRDIKATNVLLDLSLNAKISDFGLAKLDEEENTHISTRIAGTIGYMAPEYAMRGYLTDKADVYSFGVVCLEIVSGKSNTNYRPREEFIYLLDWAYVLQEQGSLLELVDPDLGTSFSKKEAMRMLNIALLCTNPSPTLRPPMSSVVKMLEGKIKVQPPLVKREADPSGSAAMRFKAFEVLSQDSESQVSTYTRNSEQHISSSSMEGPWVDSSFSEPSKDVSLQQQEEGRSSSSSRGLLDDLTDVKIE from the exons TTCAAACATTGCGAACGATCTTTAGAAAGCTTCAAAACCAAACAGTGAACATCGAGAGGACTTCTTGTACGGACGGGAAATGGAACTTTGTTTCCGGCTCGTCGCCCAAAGCAACCAGTAACATCACCTGCGACTGTACCCTCAACTCCAGTTCAGTCTGTCGTGTCACAAACAT ACAGCTTCAAGGTTTTAATTTGCGAGGAATTGTCCCACGAGAGTTCGGGAACCTCACGCACCTTACAGAAAT AGATCTTATGCTGAACTTTCTCAGTGGGACAATACCTACGACATTGTCTCGAATTCCACTTGAAATCTT GTCTGTAACCGGAAACCGTCTCTCTGGACCATTTCCTCCTCAACTCGGAGAGATTACTACACTTACTGTAGT gaaTTTCGAAACTAATTTATTCACAGGATCACTTCCTTCAAACTTAGGGAACTTAAGAAGCTTGAAAAGATT GCTACTCTCTTCAAACAACATCACGGGTCCGATCCCTGAGTCCTTAAGCAATCTCAAGAATTTGACTGATTT TCGGATTGATGGAAACTCTCTATCTGGGAAGATACCTGATTTTGTTGGAAACTGGACTCAGATCACTAGGCT agacCTCGAAGGCACATCAATGGAAGGTCCAATTCCAGCTTCAATATCAAACTTGAAGAACTTGACTGGATT GAGGATAACCGATTTGCGTGGACCGGCCTCTTCTTTCCCAGACCTGCAAAAGATGACGAATATGGACCGATT GGTACTAAGAAACTGTTTGATAAAGGGTTCTATTCCGGAATACATTGGTACCTCCTTGAGTAAGCTGAAGTTACT AGATTTAAGTTCAAACATGCTAACTGGTGCAATTCCAGACACATTTCGGAATCTTGAGGCATTTAACTTTAT GTATCTGAATAATAACTCATTGACTGGTCCAGTTCCTCAGTTCATTCTGGATagtaaacaaaacat CGATTTATCTTACAACAATTTCACTAAGCCACCTACTCTAAGCTGTAATCAGCTTGATGT GAACTTGATCTCCAGCTACCCGTCAGCAACCGATAACTC TGTTCAATGGTGCTTGAGGAAGGATCTTCCATGTCCTAGAGAAGCAGAAC ATTCTTCCTTGTTCATCAACTGTGGAGGATACCAACTCAAGGTTGGTAAAGACATGTATGTGGAAGACTTAAACACGAGAGGAGCATCAACATTCTCTTCTGTCTCTGATAAATGGGGATACAGTAGTTCTGGAGCTTGGTTAGGCAATGACAAGGCCCTTTACTTAGCAACTGACACATTTAACTTGATCAATAAATCAACTCCAGAGTATTACACAAAAGCCCGTCTCGCTTCACAATCACTCAAGTACTATGGACTCTGCATGATAAGGGGAAGTTACAAAGTGCAGCTCCATTTTGCAGAGATAATGTTCTCAAATGACCAGACTTATCGTAGCTTAGGGCGGCGAGTATTCGACATTTATGTTCAA GGGAAGTTGTTGGAGAGGGACTTTAACATAGCTGAAAGAGCAGGTGGAGTTGGTAAACCGTTCCTAAGGCAAATTGATGATGTTCAGGTGAATGGAAGTACGTTGGAGATTCACTTGAAGTGGTTAGGGAAAGGCACAAACGTAATACCAACACGAGGTGTTTACGGGCCTCTCATATCTGCCATAACGATTACACCAA ATTTCAAGGTTGACACCGGAAAAGAATTGTCCAAGGAAGCAGTTGCAGGCATTGTAATTGCAGCGTGTGCGGCTTTCGGGTTGCTGGTAGTTCTAATCCTCTGGCTTACAGGTTACTTAGGTGGAAAAAAAGAAGTGGATGAAAATG AGGAGCTTCGGGGACTTGATTTGCAGACAGGATCGTTCAcattgaaacaaatcaaacgtGCTACTAATAACTTTGATCCAGAAAACAAGATTGGTGAAGGAGGATTTGGACCGGTTTATAAG GGTGTTCTTGCTGATGGAATGACCATCGCCGTGAAGCAGCTTTCATCAAAATCTAAGCAAGGAAACAGAGAATTTGTGACTGAGATCGGAATGATCTCTGCGTTGCAACACCCAAACCTTGTGAAACTTTATGGTTGTTGCATCGAAGGGAAAGAGCTTTTGCTTGTGTATGAGTACTTAGAGAACAATAGTCTCGCTCGCGCACTCTTTG GCACAGAGAAACAGAAACTTCACTTGGATTGGTCAACAAGGAACAAGATATGCTTAGGGATTGCGAAAGGATTGTCATATCTACACGAGGAATCAAGGCTGAAGATTGTTCATAGAGACATAAAAGCGACGAATGTGCTTCTTGATCTGTCTCTAAATGCTAAGATCTCTGATTTTGGTCTAGCCAAGCTCGACGAGGAAGAGAACACACATATCAGCACAAGGATTGCAGGAACAAT AGGTTACATGGCTCCAGAGTATGCAATGAGAGGTTATTTAACAGACAAAGCAGATGTTTACAGCTTTGGTGTTGTCTGTTTAGAGATTGTTAGTGGAAAGAGCAATACAAATTACAGACCAAGAGAAGAGTTTATTTACCTTCTTGATTGGGCATATGTCTTGCAAGAACAAGGGAGTCTTCTAGAGCTTGTGGATCCTGATCTCGGTACAAGCTTTTCGAAGAAAGAAGCGATGAGGATGTTGAACATAGCTTTACTCTGCACGAACCCATCTCCGACATTGAGACCACCAATGTCATCTGTTGTAAAAATGCTGGAAGGAAAAATCAAAGTCCAACCACCACTGGTGAAACGTGAAGCAGATCCAAGTGGTTCAGCTGCAATGAGGTTTAAGGCCTTCGAGGTTTTGTCACAAGACAGCGAGTCACAAGTCTCGACCTACACAAGAAACAGTGAACAACACATTAGCTCCTCTTCTATGGAGGGTCCTTGGGTTGACTCTTCCTTCTCTGAGCCTAGCAAAGATGTTAGCCTACAACAGCAAGAAGAAGGAAGGTCATCATCTTCGTCGAGGGGACTGTTAGATGATCTTACCGATGTGAAGATTGAGTAa
- the LOC104742865 gene encoding uncharacterized protein LOC104742865 has translation MSVERSLEAWEEVQRHGHDLADRLAQGFNGLIHINPPSFPSKLFDLEFSSQHFGIKDPKFFTDQPINGVSAIVDIGNKIGQAGVDFGAGLNVMVHQFFRRLPIPFWHDGTVSTERETITRSHRAYVDTKENSEFSKTHTASSVTVLEEKVTDFDLSTIGLHKTPKGMVELSSSYESRTSGMEHSLAARGDLWRVEASISSSPTRDDSSSLFLLQLGPLLFLRDSTLLLPVHLSKQHLLWYGYDRKKGMHSLCPALWSKHRRWLMMSMLCLNPLDCSFVDLQFPNGQLTYVCGEGLTTSVFVPLCGGLLQAQGQYPGDMRFSFSCKSKKGTRITPMVNWPDKSFALGVSQALVWRRSGLMLKPAIQLSMCSTFGGSNPGVRTEVIHSLNDNINMICGFAFTAHPSTFASVSFGRSKWNGNIGRTGIVVRADTSLPTVARPSFSIQINNAFEF, from the exons ATGTCTGTGGAAAGATCTTTGGAAGCTTGGGAAGAGGTTCAAAGACATGGACATGACCTAGCTGATAGACTTGCTCAGGGCTTTAACGGTTTGATTCATATCAACCCACCTTCGTTTCCATCGAAGCTATTCGATCTCGAGTTCTCAAGTCAGCATTTCGGGATTAAGGATCCTAAGTTCTTCACCGACCAACCTATCAATGGCGTTTCGGCGATTGTTGATATTGGGAACAAGATTGGTCAAGCTGGTGTTGATTTTGGCGCTGGATTAAATGTCATGGTTCATCAATTCTTCAGAAGGTTGCCTATACCGTTTTGGCACGATGGGACTGTTTCTACTGAGAGGGAGACTATTACGAGGAGCCATAGGGCGTATGTAGACACAAAAGAGAACTCAGAGTTTTCTAAGACTCATACTGCTTCCTCTGTTACTGTGTTGGAGGAGAAGGTTACAGACTTCGATTTAAGTACTATTGGATTACATAAGACACCAAAG GGAATGGTTGAGCTATCGTCAAGTTATGAAAGTAGAACAAGTGGTATGGAACATTCATTAGCAGCCAGGGGAGATCTTTGGAGAGTAGAAGCTTCTATTTCAAGCTCCCCTACGAGAGATGATAGCTCGTCTCTCTTTCTACTCCAACTCGGACCTTTGTTATTTCTGCGTGATTCAACTCTTCTCTTACCTGTTCATTTATCAAAGCAACACTTGCTCTGGTACGGATATGATAGAAAG AAAGGTATGCATTCACTCTGTCCAGCTTTGTGGTCAAAGCATCGAAGATGGCTTATGATGTCCATGCTCTGCCTCAATCCTTTAGATTGC TCATTTGTAGACTTGCAATTTCCAAATGGACAATTAACATATGTATGTGGTGAGGGATTGACGACAAGTGTCTTTGTTCCTTTATGCGGTGGTCTTCTTCAAGCGCAAGGTCAATATCCAGGAGATATGAGATTTAGTTTCTCCTGCAAG AGTAAAAAGGGAACACGAATCACACCAATGGTAAATTGGCCTGACAAATCATTTGCATTGGGTGTTTCTCAAGCCTTGGTTTGGCGTAGGTCCGGTCTCATGTTGAAACCTGCAATTCAACTTAG CATGTGCTCTACATTTGGTGGAAGCAATCCCGGGGTGAGAACCGAAGTTATTCACTCGTTGAACGATAATATCAATATGATATGTGGCTTCGCATTCACAGCTCATCCTTCAACATTTGCATCTGTTTCC TTTGGTCGGTCAAAGTGGAATGGGAACATTGGACGAACCGGAATAGTTGTTAGAGCTGATACTTCTCTTCCAACCGTTGCTCGACCTTCTTTCTCCATTCAGATTAACAATGCTTTCGAGTTCTAA
- the LOC104742867 gene encoding uncharacterized protein LOC104742867, with protein MAAVLKSILKNQTLFKTLLKKPQCVSPLIVSRTLTSEAHKKPLSVFFEEAVGLRPRPETSEIEEEEQGNELKRKLLELERKLIELKKSEPVRQKKQKVVTSEQTEKRHDNLYKLFNGDEEEKKEVKKRSREQEDVIRVYKELPIEMVSFVRLLHNEGYLNKANFITGEKLNMGNLNEEYSRTFVKFAAERFGKDYQEIAKWLSGSDLKKIVLFGCPSVEKRAVFAAKTLRNFFDIHENNVCNKCVLKEKCKFPNQSVWDGKTKHLHLSVVMKVITLYPLDLTHPKLQVPQEVQDSVARLLTEIQNLSRTICTPLA; from the exons ATGGCTGCTGTGCTGAAATCAATtctcaaaaaccaaactttGTTTAAGACTCTCTTGAAGAAACCACAGTGCGTCTCGCCTTTGATTGTCTCCAGAACCTTAACTTCGGAAGCTCATAAGAAGCCACTCTCTGTTTTCTTCGAAGAGGCTGTTGGATTGAGACCCAGACCAGAAACTAgcgaaatcgaagaagaagaacaaggcaACGAATTGAAGAGGAAGCTTTTGGAATTGGAGAGGAAACTCATAGAACTGAAGAAATCTGAACCTGTGAGACAGAAGAAACAGAAGGTTGTGACATCGGAGCAAACTGAGAAAAGGCATGATAAtctttacaagttgtttaatggtgacgaagaagagaagaaagaggtaAAGAAACGTAGTCGGGAACAAGAGGAtgtgattagggtttataagGAGCTTCCTATAGAGATGGTGTCGTTTGTGAGGCTTCTGCATAACGAAGGGTATTTGAACAAGGCTAATTTTATCACTGGAGAAAAGTTGAATATGGGGAATCTTAATGAAGAGTATTCTAGAACTTTTGTTAAGTTTGCTGCTGAAAGATTTGGAAAGGATTACCAGGAAATAGCAAA GTGGTTATCAGGTAGTGACCTGAAGAAGATTGTGCTCTTTGGTTGCCCGAGTGTGGAAAAAAGGGCAGTATTCGCTGCTAAAACATTGCGCAACTTTTTTGATATCCATGAGAATAAT GTGTGCAATAAATGCGTGTTAAAAGAGAAGTGCAAGTTTCCAAACCAGAGTGTATGGGATGGCAAAACAAAGCACCTACACTTGTCTGTTGTGATGAAAGTCATCACACTATATCCATTAGACTTGACTCATCCAAAGCTACAAGTTCCTCAAGAGGTACAAGACTCAGTCGCAAGATTGCTGACAGAGATTCAGAACTTAAGCCGAACTATCTGTACTCCTCTCGCATGA